In Acinetobacter sp. WCHAc010034, a genomic segment contains:
- the pgaB gene encoding poly-beta-1,6-N-acetyl-D-glucosamine N-deacetylase PgaB yields the protein MKKINKTLLPRALALSLLAPVPLYAGAVQAPPGKSQAAKPESLLRENQFIPLTFHDVRDDVAKQGDRDVYAISTQNLSQFFAWIRREGWHPIRLQDVLQAREKQQKLPEKALLLTFDDGAVSSYRRVFPLLKQYGYPAVFAIPTSWINGNTKDAYEAYGAGNLMNWDQMREMQQSGLAEFVSHSDNLHRGILANPQLNMEPAATTRQYYPAEKQYETNEEYQARIVADLQKSKQELDRQLGINTLAVFWPYGAVTPETEGLAQRAGIPMSFSLGNVASLADSEKTYQRALIIDNPTPEQIHQDMIDFIAEARAPHKQRKSFLNFNLAELQSRDTKEFDQKLGQLLDQITAFKSNTLLLKTVIDNNADGKIDAAFFPNAQLPVQQDLLNRTAWQTKTRISNRVYAELPMSLELKQGINLAELTADLVRNNSSIEGLMLETGDTLDCALSQASWSAPCAQQVKQVMAIKERSKEQAHYYANISNDYQTALKLSLKDSSLAGLKPLVTQALKTSDFLYLTLNPVQQPETFKALMKQVQTLDAAQRQRLIVSLDVGPDMNAKDWKRYQQDFQALRTASIQKIGINNYRLPDGQRIQQNLYQSLSLNDSPLTYRDPYQQGWRRQ from the coding sequence ATGAAAAAAATCAACAAAACATTGCTGCCGCGCGCTTTGGCGCTCAGCCTGCTGGCGCCGGTTCCGCTCTATGCCGGAGCGGTGCAGGCGCCGCCCGGCAAGAGCCAGGCCGCGAAGCCCGAAAGCCTGCTGCGTGAAAATCAGTTTATTCCTTTAACCTTTCATGATGTGCGCGATGATGTGGCGAAACAGGGTGACCGTGATGTATACGCCATCAGCACGCAGAATCTGTCGCAGTTTTTTGCCTGGATCCGGCGTGAAGGCTGGCATCCTATCCGCCTGCAGGATGTTCTGCAGGCGCGCGAGAAGCAGCAGAAGCTGCCTGAAAAGGCGCTGCTGCTGACTTTTGATGACGGCGCGGTCAGCAGTTACCGCCGTGTCTTCCCTTTGCTGAAGCAGTACGGATATCCGGCGGTTTTCGCCATTCCGACCAGCTGGATCAACGGCAATACCAAAGACGCCTATGAAGCCTATGGTGCAGGAAATTTAATGAACTGGGACCAGATGCGCGAAATGCAGCAGTCCGGCCTTGCTGAATTTGTCTCGCATTCAGACAACCTGCACCGCGGCATTCTGGCCAATCCGCAGCTGAATATGGAGCCTGCCGCCACCACCCGCCAGTACTATCCTGCCGAAAAGCAGTATGAAACGAATGAGGAATATCAGGCGCGGATTGTTGCGGATTTGCAGAAATCCAAGCAGGAGCTGGACCGGCAGCTGGGCATTAACACGCTGGCGGTGTTTTGGCCCTACGGCGCAGTAACGCCAGAGACTGAAGGTCTGGCGCAGCGGGCCGGCATTCCCATGTCATTCAGCTTGGGCAATGTCGCCAGCCTTGCGGATTCAGAAAAAACCTATCAGCGCGCGCTGATTATTGACAACCCGACGCCTGAACAGATTCATCAGGACATGATCGACTTTATTGCGGAAGCGCGTGCGCCGCATAAGCAGCGCAAAAGCTTCCTGAACTTCAACCTGGCTGAATTGCAAAGCCGCGACACCAAGGAGTTTGACCAGAAGCTGGGACAGCTGCTGGATCAGATCACCGCATTCAAGAGCAATACGCTGCTGCTGAAAACGGTGATAGACAACAATGCGGATGGAAAAATTGATGCGGCATTTTTTCCGAACGCGCAGCTGCCGGTGCAGCAGGACTTGCTGAACCGCACCGCCTGGCAGACCAAAACCCGCATTTCAAACCGCGTTTATGCGGAGCTGCCGATGAGCCTGGAGCTGAAGCAGGGCATCAATCTGGCCGAATTGACGGCAGATTTGGTGAGAAACAACAGTTCGATTGAAGGGCTGATGCTGGAAACCGGCGATACGCTGGACTGCGCGCTCAGCCAGGCCAGCTGGTCAGCGCCATGCGCGCAGCAAGTGAAGCAGGTCATGGCGATTAAAGAGCGGAGCAAGGAGCAAGCGCATTATTACGCCAATATTAGCAACGATTATCAGACGGCTTTAAAACTGAGCCTGAAAGACAGTTCTCTGGCTGGCTTGAAGCCGCTGGTGACTCAGGCGTTAAAAACTTCGGACTTCCTGTACCTGACGTTGAATCCTGTGCAGCAGCCCGAAACATTCAAAGCGTTAATGAAGCAGGTTCAGACCCTGGATGCGGCGCAAAGGCAGCGCTTGATTGTCAGTCTGGACGTAGGCCCGGATATGAATGCAAAAGACTGGAAGCGCTATCAGCAGGACTTTCAGGCGCTCAGGACTGCATCTATCCAGAAGATCGGAATTAATAATTACCGGCTGCCGGATGGTCAGCGCATTCAGCAAAACCTTTATCAAAGCTTAAGCCTGAATGACAGTCCATTGACTTACCGCGACCCTTATCAGCAGGGATGGAGAAGGCAATGA
- the pgaD gene encoding poly-beta-1,6-N-acetyl-D-glucosamine biosynthesis protein PgaD has protein sequence MNQLNNFKMLRDEPLELPEYIDKPEYVRRKGAGYSLMALGWLMWMWLFAPLLTLLFWWFEGSVVYAQVRGQVQPMTSISLMKLSLCIGVLIVGLLVWAGYNWIRFHGRDRRQAPDSVTEGELARSFAIEPRDIVQMRRAKNMTLHYSEQGQLQNYAVNLPQKMRA, from the coding sequence ATGAATCAGCTCAATAATTTTAAAATGCTCAGAGATGAGCCGCTGGAACTGCCTGAGTATATTGATAAGCCGGAGTATGTGCGCCGCAAAGGCGCAGGCTACAGCCTCATGGCGCTTGGCTGGCTGATGTGGATGTGGCTGTTTGCGCCACTGCTGACCTTGCTGTTCTGGTGGTTTGAAGGCAGCGTGGTGTATGCGCAGGTCAGGGGACAGGTGCAGCCGATGACCAGCATATCGCTGATGAAGCTGAGCCTCTGCATCGGGGTGCTGATTGTCGGCCTGCTGGTCTGGGCCGGCTATAACTGGATCAGATTTCATGGCCGTGACCGCCGTCAGGCGCCGGACAGTGTCACTGAAGGGGAGTTGGCGCGGAGTTTCGCCATAGAGCCCCGCGACATTGTGCAGATGCGCAGGGCTAAAAATATGACCCTGCACTATTCAGAGCAAGGGCAGCTGCAGAATTATGCAGTTAATCTGCCTCAGAAAATGCGCGCTTAA
- the cysN gene encoding sulfate adenylyltransferase subunit CysN, with protein MSHQSELISQDILAYLKQHENKDLLRFLTCGNVDDGKSTLIGRLLYDSKLIYEDQLQAVTRDSKKVGTTGDAPDLALLVDGLQAEREQGITIDVAYRYFSTEKRKFIIADTPGHEQYTRNMATGASTCDLAIILIDARYGVQTQTRRHTYIASLLGIKNIIVAINKMDLVEFSETRFNEIQAEYADFVSQLGERKPSNIIFTPISALNGDNVVNKSANTPWYTGETLMGTLESVEINRDSEKHDFRFPVQYVNRPNLDFRGFCGTIALGEINVGDKVTALPSGKSSTVKEIVTFDGNLQHAFAGQAVTLTLNDEIDVSRGNVLVRADQALPAISRSVKATVVWMADQPLALGKLYNVKIGTQTVPAKVTGINYRTNVNTLEQMQVDHLDLNAIANVTVEFDAPVVFDRYQDSRYTGSFIFIDRLNNVTIGAGMVEESVEWAAHSSPVTAEDRAARLGQKPASIAVSAKALENAQALESLLMQQGVVALAKAGLSAEQAALLRETGVVVVTDLAEGADVSYADEAAEALAEKIVELVRL; from the coding sequence ATGTCTCATCAATCAGAATTGATCAGCCAGGATATCTTGGCGTATTTAAAACAGCATGAAAACAAAGATCTTTTGCGCTTCCTGACCTGCGGCAACGTGGATGACGGCAAAAGCACCCTGATCGGCCGCCTGCTGTATGATTCAAAATTGATCTATGAAGATCAATTGCAGGCGGTGACCCGCGACTCTAAGAAAGTCGGCACTACAGGCGATGCGCCGGACTTGGCGCTGCTGGTTGATGGCCTGCAGGCGGAACGCGAGCAGGGCATCACCATTGATGTGGCTTACCGCTATTTCTCAACGGAAAAGCGCAAGTTCATCATTGCCGATACGCCGGGGCACGAGCAGTACACGCGCAACATGGCGACCGGCGCTTCCACCTGCGACCTGGCGATTATCCTGATTGATGCGCGTTACGGCGTGCAGACCCAGACCCGCCGCCATACTTATATTGCCAGCCTGCTGGGCATTAAGAATATTATTGTCGCCATCAATAAAATGGACTTGGTGGAATTCTCTGAAACGCGCTTCAATGAAATTCAGGCGGAATATGCGGACTTCGTCAGCCAATTGGGCGAGCGCAAGCCAAGCAATATCATCTTTACGCCTATTTCCGCATTGAACGGCGACAACGTGGTGAATAAATCCGCCAATACGCCTTGGTACACCGGCGAAACCTTAATGGGCACGCTGGAGTCCGTTGAAATTAACCGCGACAGCGAGAAGCATGATTTCCGTTTCCCGGTGCAGTATGTCAACCGTCCGAATCTCGACTTCCGCGGGTTCTGCGGCACGATTGCGCTCGGTGAAATCAATGTGGGTGATAAAGTTACGGCCCTGCCTTCAGGCAAGTCGTCAACGGTTAAGGAAATCGTCACTTTTGACGGCAACCTCCAACATGCATTTGCCGGCCAGGCGGTGACATTGACCCTGAATGATGAAATTGACGTGTCGCGCGGCAACGTGCTGGTCCGCGCGGATCAGGCGCTGCCTGCCATTTCCCGCTCGGTGAAAGCGACTGTGGTTTGGATGGCGGATCAGCCGCTGGCGCTGGGCAAGCTGTACAACGTTAAGATTGGCACGCAGACTGTTCCCGCCAAAGTAACCGGCATCAACTACCGCACAAATGTGAATACGCTTGAGCAAATGCAGGTGGATCATCTGGATTTAAATGCGATTGCCAATGTCACGGTTGAATTTGATGCGCCGGTGGTCTTTGACCGCTATCAGGACAGCCGCTATACCGGTTCATTCATTTTCATTGACCGCTTAAACAACGTCACAATTGGCGCGGGTATGGTGGAAGAATCTGTGGAGTGGGCAGCGCACAGCAGCCCTGTGACTGCGGAAGACCGCGCAGCGCGCTTAGGCCAGAAGCCGGCGTCTATCGCTGTTTCAGCAAAAGCGCTGGAAAATGCGCAGGCGCTGGAAAGCCTGCTGATGCAGCAGGGCGTGGTTGCACTTGCTAAAGCGGGCTTAAGCGCTGAGCAGGCTGCATTGCTGCGTGAAACTGGCGTGGTTGTGGTGACTGACCTTGCGGAAGGTGCAGACGTCAGCTACGCGGATGAAGCTGCGGAAGCGCTGGCTGAGAAAATTGTTGAGCTAGTCCGCCTGTAA
- the cysD gene encoding sulfate adenylyltransferase subunit CysD: MSLNEERLTHLKQLEAESIHIIREVAAEFENPVMLYSIGKDSAVMLHLAMKAFYPAKLPFPLLHVDTGWKFKDMIAFRDNMAKQHGFDLIVHQNKEGVEAGINPFDHGSSKYTDIMKTQGLKQALDKYKFDAAFGGARRDEEKSRAKERVYSFRDSKHRWDPKNQRPELWNLYNGKVNKGESIRVFPLSNWTELDIWQYIYLESIPLVPLYLAAERPVVERSGTLIMVDDERMPLKEGEVPQMKSVRFRTLGCYPLTGAVESTANTLPEIIQEMLLATSSERQGRMIDHDEAGSMEKKKQEGYF, from the coding sequence ATGTCGTTAAATGAGGAAAGACTTACTCATCTTAAACAGCTGGAAGCTGAGAGTATTCATATTATCCGTGAAGTTGCTGCCGAATTTGAAAATCCGGTCATGCTCTATTCAATCGGCAAAGATTCCGCAGTAATGCTGCATCTTGCAATGAAAGCGTTTTATCCCGCCAAACTTCCATTCCCGCTGCTGCATGTAGACACGGGCTGGAAATTTAAAGACATGATTGCGTTCCGCGACAACATGGCGAAACAGCATGGCTTTGATTTGATCGTGCATCAGAATAAAGAAGGCGTTGAAGCTGGAATCAACCCTTTTGACCACGGCAGCTCAAAATATACCGACATCATGAAAACCCAGGGCTTAAAGCAGGCTTTGGATAAATACAAATTTGACGCCGCTTTTGGCGGCGCGCGCCGCGATGAAGAAAAATCGCGCGCCAAAGAGCGGGTGTATTCATTCCGCGACTCCAAGCACCGCTGGGACCCGAAAAACCAGCGCCCTGAACTTTGGAATCTTTACAACGGCAAAGTGAACAAGGGCGAAAGCATCCGCGTGTTCCCGCTGTCCAACTGGACTGAGCTGGATATCTGGCAGTACATTTACCTGGAAAGCATTCCATTGGTTCCATTGTATCTGGCTGCGGAACGCCCTGTGGTGGAGCGCAGCGGCACGCTGATTATGGTGGATGACGAGCGCATGCCTTTAAAAGAAGGCGAAGTTCCGCAAATGAAATCGGTGCGTTTCCGCACTTTAGGCTGCTACCCGCTGACCGGCGCAGTCGAATCAACGGCCAACACCTTGCCGGAAATCATTCAGGAGATGCTGCTGGCGACCAGTTCAGAGCGTCAGGGCCGGATGATTGACCATGATGAGGCAGGCTCGATGGAGAAGAAAAAGCAGGAAGGCTATTTCTAA
- the pgaB gene encoding poly-beta-1,6-N-acetyl-D-glucosamine N-deacetylase PgaB encodes MPSKPFRKINRLGLLSCLGALISICSAHADTVQISNHPVQALVQRNAAPAPSSADLPKRHLQHMRIMHIDLDYIYDTDKAQQRANLQALIQRIQAVQPNTIFLQAFADPDANGSADQVYFPNRHIPVREDLFHQVLQQIRQQTKVKAVYAWLPLIAWEFPKKYQLNYVQSSQKNTHGYIRISPFDPKNMQYAAEIFLDFIQRNQVDGILYHDDVTLSDFEDDSPVAHQAYKSWGFDSAALLRQPEHPQQLKFARYKTAYLDQFAAGISEILKQRQPNLQFARNMYAEALLNPDSEKWYSQSPASTYQHYDYNAIMAMPYMEKAKNHRQFYLDLIQQAKKYDPNLSHTIFELQAVDWITQKKIPDRELQQSMKLLEQHGVQHIGYYPDDFADAHPDAAQLKRAFSEAD; translated from the coding sequence ATGCCTTCAAAACCCTTTAGAAAAATAAACCGCCTGGGGCTGCTGTCCTGCCTTGGCGCCCTCATCAGCATCTGCAGCGCCCATGCTGATACGGTGCAGATCAGTAACCACCCCGTGCAAGCCCTGGTGCAGCGCAATGCAGCGCCGGCGCCCTCATCTGCGGACCTTCCAAAGCGCCATCTGCAGCACATGCGCATCATGCATATCGACTTGGATTACATCTATGACACCGATAAAGCGCAGCAGCGGGCAAACCTGCAGGCGCTGATTCAGCGCATTCAGGCGGTTCAGCCCAATACCATTTTCCTGCAGGCTTTTGCTGACCCTGACGCCAACGGCTCGGCAGATCAGGTCTATTTTCCAAACCGCCATATTCCTGTCCGGGAAGACTTATTTCATCAGGTGCTACAGCAAATCCGCCAGCAAACCAAGGTCAAGGCAGTGTATGCCTGGCTGCCTTTGATTGCCTGGGAGTTTCCGAAAAAATACCAGTTGAACTATGTGCAGAGCAGCCAGAAAAACACCCACGGCTATATCCGCATCTCGCCGTTTGACCCGAAAAACATGCAGTATGCAGCTGAGATTTTCTTAGATTTCATTCAGCGCAATCAGGTCGACGGCATTCTTTACCATGACGACGTGACCTTAAGCGATTTTGAGGATGACAGCCCAGTGGCGCATCAGGCCTATAAAAGCTGGGGTTTTGACAGCGCTGCGCTGCTGCGCCAGCCGGAGCATCCGCAGCAGCTGAAATTCGCGCGCTATAAAACTGCCTATCTGGATCAGTTCGCGGCCGGCATCAGCGAAATTCTCAAGCAGCGCCAGCCCAATCTGCAGTTTGCGCGCAATATGTATGCCGAAGCGCTGCTGAACCCCGACAGTGAAAAATGGTACAGCCAATCACCGGCCAGCACCTATCAGCACTATGACTACAATGCAATTATGGCCATGCCCTATATGGAAAAAGCCAAAAACCACCGGCAGTTTTATCTGGACTTAATCCAGCAGGCAAAAAAATATGACCCTAATTTGAGCCATACGATTTTTGAACTGCAGGCGGTCGACTGGATTACCCAGAAGAAAATACCGGACCGGGAGCTGCAGCAGAGCATGAAGCTGCTGGAGCAGCACGGCGTGCAGCATATCGGCTACTATCCTGACGATTTTGCCGATGCGCACCCCGATGCAGCCCAGCTTAAGCGCGCATTTTCTGAGGCAGATTAA
- a CDS encoding flotillin family protein — MLDLIPSGLLATVGVIFAALIFIGFILARLYRRSSKEISFVRTGFGGEKVILGGGAIVLPVLHEIIPVNMNTLRLEVRRADDQALITRDRMRVDVMAEFYVRVKPLAESIATAAQTLGQKTMSPNELKNLVEGKFVDSLRAVAAEMAMEELHEKRVDFVQKVQQVVSEDLHKNGLELETVSLTGLDQTGFKYFNPQNAFDAEGLTKLTETIEDRRRKRNAIEQDADLAIKTKNLEAEQARLQILREEEYAKLQQEREIAVRRAEQLAEIAAQEAGKKREAEEARIAAEREVDLKRITAARDVENQNIQKSQIIEQAQVEQKKTIELAEQIRAIAIAEKSREESEAKAQADRARAEAVKAEEEVITVRETQRAERQKAVELVAAKQAAEKDAIAITVAAEAGKQAAADDAEAIRIAAEAAAEQARLKAKGEADAKILLAQAMEKQYQVDAEGTRAVNEANNVLSSEQIEMQIRLAMLKYLPEIIRESVKPMENIDDIKILQVNGLHGGHAGSCQSDAQHEGGAVALSDQVVNSALRYRSQAPLIDSLMSELGIQGGDINGMTQSLKSNA; from the coding sequence ATGTTAGACCTTATTCCAAGCGGCCTTTTGGCCACGGTCGGCGTGATCTTCGCCGCCCTGATTTTTATCGGCTTTATCCTTGCCCGCCTGTACCGCCGCTCCAGCAAGGAAATTTCTTTTGTCCGCACCGGCTTTGGCGGTGAAAAAGTGATTTTAGGCGGCGGCGCCATTGTGCTGCCGGTGCTGCATGAAATTATCCCTGTAAACATGAATACCCTGCGCCTGGAAGTGCGCCGCGCGGATGATCAGGCGCTGATTACCCGCGACCGCATGCGCGTGGACGTGATGGCGGAGTTCTATGTGCGCGTCAAGCCTTTGGCGGAATCAATCGCCACGGCGGCGCAAACGCTGGGGCAGAAAACCATGTCGCCGAATGAATTGAAGAATCTGGTCGAAGGCAAATTTGTCGACTCTCTGCGCGCAGTGGCTGCCGAAATGGCGATGGAAGAGCTGCATGAAAAGCGTGTCGACTTTGTGCAGAAAGTGCAGCAGGTGGTTTCTGAAGATCTGCATAAAAACGGCTTAGAGCTGGAAACTGTTTCTTTGACAGGTTTAGACCAAACAGGGTTTAAATATTTCAACCCGCAAAATGCCTTCGACGCCGAAGGCCTGACCAAGCTGACAGAAACCATTGAAGACCGCCGCCGCAAGCGCAACGCAATTGAGCAGGATGCTGATCTGGCGATTAAAACCAAAAATCTGGAAGCTGAACAGGCTCGCCTGCAGATTCTGCGCGAAGAAGAATACGCCAAGTTGCAGCAGGAGCGCGAGATTGCCGTGCGCCGCGCGGAACAGCTGGCTGAAATTGCAGCGCAGGAAGCCGGCAAGAAGCGCGAAGCGGAAGAAGCGCGCATCGCCGCCGAGCGTGAAGTCGATTTAAAGCGCATTACCGCGGCCCGTGATGTTGAAAATCAGAATATTCAGAAATCGCAGATTATTGAACAGGCGCAAGTCGAGCAGAAGAAAACCATTGAACTGGCTGAGCAGATCCGCGCCATTGCCATTGCTGAGAAATCACGCGAAGAGTCCGAGGCTAAAGCGCAGGCTGACCGCGCCCGCGCTGAGGCGGTCAAAGCCGAAGAGGAAGTGATTACCGTGCGGGAAACCCAGCGCGCCGAACGGCAGAAAGCCGTTGAACTGGTGGCGGCCAAGCAGGCTGCGGAAAAAGACGCGATTGCCATTACGGTGGCGGCGGAAGCCGGCAAACAGGCTGCAGCCGATGATGCAGAAGCGATCCGCATCGCTGCCGAAGCGGCAGCCGAACAGGCCCGCCTGAAAGCCAAAGGCGAAGCCGATGCGAAAATCCTGCTGGCGCAGGCGATGGAAAAGCAGTATCAGGTTGATGCGGAAGGGACGCGTGCCGTCAACGAAGCCAACAACGTGCTGTCTTCTGAACAGATTGAAATGCAGATCCGCCTCGCCATGCTGAAATACCTGCCGGAAATTATCCGTGAAAGCGTGAAGCCGATGGAAAATATTGACGACATCAAGATTCTGCAGGTTAACGGCCTGCACGGCGGCCATGCCGGCTCCTGCCAAAGTGATGCGCAGCATGAAGGCGGCGCTGTGGCCCTGTCCGACCAGGTGGTCAACAGCGCCCTGCGCTACCGCTCTCAGGCGCCTTTGATTGACAGCCTAATGAGCGAATTGGGCATTCAAGGCGGCGATATTAACGGCATGACGCAAAGCCTGAAATCCAATGCCTAA
- the pgaC gene encoding poly-beta-1,6-N-acetyl-D-glucosamine synthase, with protein sequence MTELMQALSFNDFYFGFAFLYPLFMAWLWIAGGVWFYLKREYNQPDLPKPSGQGCSIIVPCFNEEGQLHETIRFAMQSQYPEFEVIAVNDGSTDRTGEILDQLAEQYPKLRVVHLAENQGKAYALRAGAMVSRYEYLVCIDGDALLHPHSVLWMMHHLVSFPRVGAVTGNPRIINRSSVLGKIQVGEFSSIIGLIKRAQRAYGRIFTISGAIAGFRKTALNRIGYWRDDMITEDIDVSWRLQFDHWDLHYVPQALCYIYMPETFGGLWKQRLRWAQGGIEVLFAYMPKIFKWSLRRMWPIAFESVISVLWAYVMFGIFALYFYGLFFSLPGEWAIQSLVPQWYGVILGVTCLIQFFVSLWIDKPYDKGRMLRNYFWVIWYPLFFWILAMLTTVFALPKTILKTQKRARWVSPDRGFRGDANDESAQ encoded by the coding sequence ATGACAGAATTGATGCAGGCATTGAGCTTTAACGACTTTTATTTCGGATTCGCTTTTTTATACCCGCTGTTTATGGCATGGCTCTGGATTGCCGGCGGCGTCTGGTTTTATTTGAAGCGGGAATATAATCAGCCCGACTTGCCGAAGCCCAGCGGCCAAGGCTGCAGCATTATTGTGCCGTGCTTTAATGAAGAAGGGCAGCTGCACGAAACCATCCGTTTTGCCATGCAAAGCCAGTACCCGGAGTTTGAAGTGATTGCGGTGAATGATGGCAGCACGGACCGCACCGGGGAAATACTGGATCAGCTGGCGGAGCAGTACCCCAAGCTGCGGGTGGTGCATTTGGCGGAAAATCAGGGCAAGGCTTATGCTTTAAGGGCCGGCGCAATGGTCAGCCGCTATGAATATCTGGTCTGCATTGATGGTGATGCCTTGCTGCATCCGCATTCCGTGCTGTGGATGATGCATCATCTGGTCAGCTTTCCGCGCGTCGGCGCCGTCACCGGCAACCCGCGCATTATCAACCGCTCGAGCGTCTTGGGAAAAATCCAAGTTGGCGAGTTTTCTTCCATTATCGGGCTGATCAAGCGCGCGCAGCGCGCCTATGGCCGGATTTTTACCATATCCGGCGCCATCGCCGGTTTCCGCAAAACGGCGCTGAACCGCATTGGCTACTGGCGCGATGACATGATTACTGAGGATATAGATGTGTCATGGCGCCTGCAGTTTGACCACTGGGATCTGCATTATGTGCCGCAGGCGCTGTGCTACATCTACATGCCGGAAACATTCGGCGGGCTTTGGAAGCAGCGCCTGCGCTGGGCGCAGGGCGGCATTGAGGTGCTGTTTGCCTATATGCCTAAAATATTCAAATGGTCTTTAAGGCGCATGTGGCCCATTGCCTTTGAATCCGTCATCAGTGTGCTTTGGGCATACGTCATGTTCGGCATTTTCGCGCTGTATTTCTATGGGCTGTTTTTCTCCCTGCCGGGCGAATGGGCCATTCAGTCGCTGGTGCCGCAATGGTACGGCGTGATTTTAGGCGTGACCTGCTTAATTCAATTCTTCGTCAGCCTGTGGATTGACAAGCCTTATGATAAGGGCCGCATGCTGCGCAACTATTTTTGGGTCATTTGGTATCCGCTGTTCTTCTGGATTCTTGCCATGCTGACCACGGTATTCGCCTTGCCGAAAACCATTTTAAAAACCCAAAAGCGTGCCCGCTGGGTCAGTCCAGACCGGGGGTTCAGAGGAGATGCAAACGATGAATCAGCTCAATAA
- a CDS encoding YqiJ family protein has product MWELLTHPSNIVFSISLCLMFLFGIFEMALMLIGGGSQGLLEQFLPDGAGHQADIGVDADHSLLSKALDWLYLGRVPLFVWLIIFLTVYGLSGLILQGAVQQLTGTLLNAWIISPACLFLCMPLVRGSAQLIAKILPQDETSAIYSEELIGRTAVIILGEAKPNSPAQAKVRDQHGQLHYVLVEPETDETFLQGQAVVLTQKTKIGFQASLP; this is encoded by the coding sequence ATGTGGGAATTGTTGACGCATCCTTCCAATATTGTATTCAGCATCAGCCTGTGCCTGATGTTCCTGTTCGGCATTTTTGAAATGGCGCTGATGCTGATCGGCGGCGGCTCGCAAGGCCTGCTGGAGCAGTTTCTGCCGGATGGCGCCGGACATCAGGCGGACATCGGCGTCGATGCCGATCACAGCCTGCTCAGCAAAGCGCTGGATTGGCTGTATTTAGGCCGCGTGCCGCTTTTTGTCTGGCTGATTATCTTTTTGACCGTCTACGGGCTGAGCGGGCTGATTCTGCAAGGCGCTGTGCAGCAGCTGACCGGCACGCTGCTGAATGCCTGGATCATTTCCCCCGCCTGCCTGTTCCTGTGCATGCCGCTGGTCCGCGGCAGCGCGCAGCTGATCGCAAAAATCCTGCCGCAGGATGAAACCTCGGCGATTTACAGCGAAGAACTGATTGGGCGCACAGCCGTCATCATCCTGGGCGAAGCCAAGCCGAATTCTCCGGCGCAGGCCAAAGTGCGCGACCAGCATGGTCAGCTGCATTATGTGCTGGTCGAACCCGAAACAGATGAAACCTTTCTGCAGGGCCAGGCCGTGGTGCTGACCCAGAAAACTAAAATTGGCTTTCAGGCCAGTCTGCCTTGA